In one Oncorhynchus nerka isolate Pitt River linkage group LG7, Oner_Uvic_2.0, whole genome shotgun sequence genomic region, the following are encoded:
- the LOC115131924 gene encoding glycerol-3-phosphate dehydrogenase [NAD(+)], cytoplasmic-like, with amino-acid sequence MATPKKVCIIGSGNWGSAIAKIVGTNVAHNSKFDNTVTMWVFEEMVDGRKLTEIINTDHENVKYLPGHKLPPNVLAVPELVDAAKEADILVFVIPHQFIGRVCDTMKGKIKINALGMSLIKGVDEGPDGLKLISDVIQVKLGIAMSVLMGANIANEVADEKFCETTIGCKDKEHGALLKELMQTSNFRVTVVEESDVVEICGALKNIVAVGAGFCDGLGFGDNTKAAVIRLGLMEMIAFARIFCTAGPVSSATFLESCGVADLITTCYGGRNHKVAEAFAKTGKSIEELEKEILNGQKLQGPATAAEVHVILKNKNLLDKFPLFNAVYQICYQGHPVTEFIKCLQNHPEHM; translated from the exons ATGGCAACTCCCAAGAAAGTCTGCATTATTGGCTCTGGCAATTG GGGCTCTGCCATTGCCAAGATAGTAGGCACCAATGTTGCTCACAACTCTAAGTTTGACAACACTGTGACCATGTGGGTGTTTGAGGAGATGGTGGACGGTCGCAAACTGACAGAGATCATCAACACAGACCATGAGAACGTCAAGTACCTGCCTGGACACAAGCTACCCCCCAATGTG TTGGCAGTTCCTGAGCTGGTGGATGCTGCCAAGGAAGCAGACATCCTAGTGTTTGTGATCCCCCACCAGTTCATTGGCAGAGTGTGTGACACCATGAAGGGGAAGATAAAGATTAATGCACTAGGAATGTCACTCATCAAG GGTGTGGATGAGGGCCCTGACGGACTGAAGCTCATCTCTGATGTGATCCAGGTGAAGTTGGGCATCGCCATGAGTGTGTTGATGGGGGCCAATATCGCCAACGAGGTCGCCGATGAGAAGTTCTGTGAGACCACTATCG GATGTAAGGATAAAGAACATGGGGCTTTGCTGAAGGAACTCATGCAGACCAGTAACTTCCGGGTCACTGTAGTGGAGGAGTCCGATGTGGTTGAAATCTGTGGCGCACTGAAG AACATTGTGGCGGTGGGGGCGGGCTTCTGTGACGGCCTGGGCTTCGGGGACAACACCAAGGCCGCTGTAATCCGACTGGGGCTGATGGAGATGATCGCCTTCGCGCGCATTTTCTGCACCGCAGGGCCCGTCTCCTCAGCAACCTTCCTGGAGAGTTGTGGCGTCGCCGACCTCATCACGACCTGCTATGGCGGCCGCAACCATAAAGTGGCCGAAGCCTTTGCCAAGACGGGGAAG TCAATTGAAGAGCTGGAGAAAGAGATTCTGAATGGACAGAAGCTCCAGGGACCAGCAACAGCAGCTGAAGTCCATGTCATCCTAAAGAACAAAAATCTGCTTGACAA GTTCCCACTGTTCAACGCTGTGTACCAGATCTGCTACCAGGGCCATCCGGTCACAGAGTTTATCAAGTGTTTGCAGAACCACCCGGAGCACATGTAG